ccaaaggctgagcccatgagagactggcagaagaaccggaccctcagaggatccgatactgaaatcatcccgagctgcgttaggtatcggctcacatgctcgatggagctggccccttctgacccgctgaacttgttgaactccgggagccgatacttgggtggcaatgggatcaagtcgtagtcgcttgggtacggcttggaatagccgatcgcctttctcttgggcagaatgccgaattggtcccttagtattgcattgatctgctccacactaagaacttctgggccgagggttcagcactcggcccggtagcgtacttcgctagccatgcttgtttctccgcatctgtcTCTGAAGCTCCTATACTCGCCAACTCTCCCGCGCGTGTTGGGttgatgttgtcaggtatgtacacgcacgcatagccgtgtgggatctccttaggcAGCTCGCTCAAGAACTGGCCTTCCCCGGGATctccgccgatcttgtagatgacgtagatcggcgaactctgcggCCCTGGAGTTGTGAGCGAATATGGCAATGGCGTCCTAGACTGAAGTGGGgcctctcccctgtgactccccaggattggtcccaATGGGGAGTActagttcttgatcacctcctggacgacgcgatatgccacgcgctcgagctcgttcaccaggctttctgagtgccgatgaagcgagtgagccaccatgtagtttaTCTCCtagcgcagggctctggtgtgCTGCTCTGACGATACGGACAGGTCGACGTTGTCAAGAGCGCCatcgggtgagaacccctttcacctgatgccgtggttgcgggtcctctcgaaagagccgatgagatcggcttcgaactgagctttgacctcatcatacttctgctggtgttcggggtcagctcttcatacgtgacaggctTGGTGATCGGCGGAACCGGCACTTGGTTCTGAGCTCCAGTCATCCCAGCGGTGGAAGTTGTTGCTGATGaatgtcccactgggcgtgccagaatgtgttgtcggtcaaaacccaccggcgagtagcgacaggcaacacgaagagccgggaggctgccggggcgctggctggcaccgggccctcggtcaacggcccagatcctggcacacgccgacgcttccggagatgcagggcgttccacctgacctatactcgatcaggaaggtgcaaatGTGCTTTCGATggtttgcctgcatgcacaaacacatgtaaacattagtccgagccgtggtcggctccccgggacgactcttgcatcggctttaaagtgccgatcgagtcccagtgtcaaatcagatctgcatatctggatattaatagataaagcaaataactgcaaaaaatGCTGCAATAAGATCTAGTTAATCcaatccacaacggtaaaagtttcactgctagatcggaacatcctacacgtaattaggcctaacgagcgtaatagataaccaaactttaaccagaaaagaggcctaagaataagcgaaagccgattcccggatcaatccctattaagatcagagcaaagcatctaatacatcgccggatcatccaacccgtttgtaaggcctaacctagcagatattaagccgattcttaagtgtaagaacaaaccataacagattagatctactagatagaaaagaagcagagtgttatctctacgcaactaactctatgcaacgagaattagtataagattaatacgtgatcacgcagagataacatgatattcgtagatgataaacaacaagagcatgatagatctactaaaggtcatgcgACGAAtaccaggataactagcactactcgccatcaaaaacggttcagtacgagtaataccaaggtaaaagtaagaacaatgctgccttgatcacaagaagtgatcagggcagcatggcgcttatttggatgaaaccctaggattaggggtggcggtgcgccgagaattgttgttgtgagatgtgatgacgttcttttttacgaatgtcatagggtacatatttatagtccggagacttggaaaacaatctaaactaacgtgtccatattTGACTCaatctctaactcaaactgaacttaAACCTAAAGGTATATGGCCCAGATGGCCCGAACgcccacgcaggagccgattcgtaagcctcctttaatttctgcaTTAAGCCCAACTTACTTGCggccattaattaaccctgttaatttatggcgataacaacaTCGTTTGGTGCCATCCTCTCGCTGGAGGCGATGCTGACTTTTCCTCCTACCCTTGCGACAGACCGAGGTTTATGTGAAAAGGCATGCAACAAACCATCCGGATATCAAACTTCTAAGCAGGAGAGTGATGTGATGGCTTGGTACCTATGAGTACATTGCAAGATTGAAGCGGAACGAGGAAGAAGTTTAAAGCTTAGTCTTCTAGGTttctttatttgctttattGCTTTTTTCTTGTATTTGTGAAATTCCTCGTTTGAGGTCTAGAGCCTAAGAGCTCTTGTAACTCTTTTGACTGTAGTCATTCACTTGTGAATGATCAAGGCCGGAATTTTCCATAATCTAAAAAGCTAGGCCAAAGGACATTTGAATACTCGAAATTTCGTTTTTCTTGTGGAGTTTCTCGGATAAGGGTTGACTTAGATCATGAAATTCCCTGTTCGTAGAAAATGATTTTTTATGTTACCTTTTTTCTTGTATTTCCATTGCTTTTGGTCTTGTCGGCGTGCCCTGGTCTTCTCAATTTTTTAATCCATATACCATCACGGGTTTGGTGTTTAATTTTCTACACGACACGTAAGAATCCAGTCAATGCGTATTTCCACTTTCCACCAGAACAGATAAGAAGCATAATTGGCAGTCTGACACTAGATCAAAcccaaatgaaaagaaaaactttGCTTGCCATTGCCAGGCATGCATGCAGTTGCTCGCCTTGAGCCTTATCTTCTTCCAATTTCTCAGATCTTCTCACCTAGTGCACCTTGGTGCTTTTGTTGATGCTCCACACAGACTTTTTAATTCTAGAGGTCTTCCGATCCTTCAGTGTTTAACGTTGGGCCATTGGCTATTCATTACTGACTTGAACAATGACACGCAGCCAGCCATGCGCCGATACAGGTCGCTTGCTTGGTTAGTTTAAGCCGGATTAGCCGCCAGGTCCACGGCCTGCAGATCCCAATGAggtcgccggccaccgcccaccggcgCCACAGCATGCGCAAGACGACACGCCGCTTCTGCCTCCGTTCATTACTCGGAACGAGGACGGCGAGAGGATGCAGGATCGAGCTCCGGATACTGCAGAATACGCTGAAGCTACGACGCACAGCAGgccgaggccggccggcgccgtcCGGCTGCTGCTCATCTGCTGATCTCAATCATCCCCAGTAGTGGCTCTCAGAAACAAGAGACGGTCAGCGCGGCTGCCGGCGTGCTCGCCGTTTCCTCGCACAGGCCGGTGGCGGCGTGTTGACATGTCGACGGCCACCGGGACCATGCGTCGTGCTGCGCGGTGACTCTGACTCTGACTGGGGGAGAACGAACTCAACTGGAGCAAAATGAATGTCTTGGATTGGACTAGATGGTGAAGTCTGAACATGTACAGTTAGCTGTCCACTTGGCCGTGTTGATGTTCTACAGTGAGCAAATGCCTGCTCATCTCTTTTCTTCCCCTGTTTCGCTTTCTGTTTTCACATTAACGGCTCGGCCGAAATGAACCACCCACCATTGTACCGTGGTGAGGGACTCTTGGAAAAGGAAGTCAGAGGCCTCTACCATGGAATTACAGTAGAAATGTCCCTTGGATTAGGTAAGACTCTTGTTGAATGGAAAACCATATAAGAAAACTTTGTCCATACATGTACACTAGTCAACTATAATTATCATCTTAAATCATAATAGAGAAATTATTCCACGAATTTGTATTGTCCATGCATTTTCTATACATTGCTAGCTCGCTCACGCCTTCAACTCTTGCATGTAAATTCGAAGGCCGTACATCCTAGAAGCAAAATCAGCACGGGCAGGAAACTACTCCGTCTTTTCGTACGAGCAAGTTTCATGCTCCCAACGCATGGCCACACTCTTTGACGAGTTTCTTCCTTATCTCTGAAGTCCTCACGGCGATCTCTCAAGTCTTCGCAGCGATCTCTGAAGTCTGTGCTAGTCGAGTTGCAGAAGTTAAATTTGTTTCTTCAGCAACGAGTTTCAATTCAGACGAGGAAAAAACCGACCTCGGTAACTGGGTTGGCGCCCAGTGGTTGGTTTTGGAACACGATGCACTGCACGCTGCTCCAATCGCAGTCAgctttgaaaattattttatttcgaATAAGATCAGTCGTCGGACGCGCTAAACGTGTAGGTTTTTCCTCTATAAAAACCCACAGCCGGTGCCTGGTCTTCTCGCCACCCATCGGAAACCAAAACCATCCctttctctcttctccctctccctcctgcAATCTCAAGACGTGATGGGGACTCCGCAGCGGGTCCTCCTCGCGCCGTGGGCGCtgctggcggtggtggcgctgcagctcgccggTGCCTCGCATGTCATCCACTGGAGCCTCGAGGccgaggcggcgccgccgccgtcggtgcCGGCATCCATTGTCAGCCCCCTGCTCAAGACGGGGTACCATTTCCAGCCGCCCAGGAACTGGATCAACGGTATGGTAGCCCTGCTTCTGTCTTTTCTGTGCCTTGCTCTTTCTAATCTCTTTCTGTCTCCAAGCTACCCATTCATAAGCTCCCCATGCTGGTAGTACTACGAGCAATTGAAGTCAGTCAGATCATGGACAGAAATGGTAGTGAATAGGAATGGAGATGGTTTATGCCTGTAATACCAAACTGAGCTCGTCATGGGGATAAGATGGGCGTTTCATGAAGCTAATATCTCGATGAAATCATTTATAGTGCCTTAGGGGAACAGCAACTAAGTACAGCATGGTAGGAGAGGAATCAAATTAATCTTGTCTAGCCCCGGTGGTTAACAAGGAGCTCTGCAGTTGTTTTTTGTCCTGTGTTCAGAAAAGTCTCAGCTGCAGCCTGTCAAGTTTTGACAGTAGCTGACAGTGACAAAGACCTGCAGGCTTAATCAAGACGGGTGGTGGTTATTTACAATAATACAGCTGCTAGCTCTTTGTTTAAGTGATAGACTAATTGCTCTTTTTTTTATGTTGGTTGCTGTAAATAAATTTGGTTCTAACatggttttgttttttcttctgTTCTTGGAACCGGTTCTGATTGCTGGGATGTTGGCGAAACTCATCTGTGCCAGATCCGAACGGTATGCCTTATAATTTCCAGCCCATCTCTTGCAGCTATCTCTGTCTTCTGCTGCCTGCTAGTAGATCTGTAATGTTTGCAAGTATCATCAACAGCTGTGTTTCTTAATTGTGGGATGATGAATAGCATATTTTTATAGGGAGCTAGTAGCAAAGGACGTTTTGACGTTCAATGCATGTTCTGATGCCCCGCAGACTCCGCATGAGGAGGCACTGCACAGGGGTAGGGACGTCCTTTTCCTCTGGGCTCCACAATAGCCTCAATGAGCCAGATATGGAAGCAACATAATTAATGTGCATGTACAAGCAAGAATTTGACTACCAGTAGTATAAGTTAGGAAGAATTCAACACGTACATGACTTAAAAACATGTTGGAAGACAGTACATACagtaaataaagaaagaaaaaagaaacaggAGCTGAGAAGCATGCTTTATTGCTAGATTCTGTTACCTAAAGTTTTTGGTCAAAAATGAATACACAACAATGACAGAAACTTGGAGCTAGCAGCTGACATGGTTGGGAATTTCGGAACTGCAGCTCCGATGTACTACAAGGGGTGGTACCACCTGTTCTACCAGTACAACCCCAAGGGCGCGGTGTGGGGCAACATCGTGTGGGCGCACTCGGTGTCGCGCGACCTCATCAACTGGATCGCGCTGGAGCCCGCCATCTACCCCAGCATCCCCTCCGACCAGTTCGGCTGCTGGTCCGGCTCGGCGACGCTCCTCCCCGACGGCACGCCGGCGATCACCTACACGGGGATCAGCCGGTCCGACATCAACTACCAGGTGCAGAACGTCGCGTTCCCCAAGAACGCCTCCGACCCGCTGCTCCGGGAGTGGGTGAAGCCGGCGGAGCTGAACCCGATCGCCGTGCCGGAGGGCGGCATCAACGCGACGCAGTTCCGCGACCCGACGACGGCGTGGTACGCCGACGGGCACTGGCGGATGCTcgtcggcggcgtgcgcggcggcgcccgcgggcTGGCGTTCGTGTACCGGAGCCGGGACttccggcggtggcgccgcgccAGGAAACCGCTGCactcggcggcgacggggaTGTGGGAGTGCCCGGACTTCTTCCCGGTGTCCGGTGCCGGGCTGGAGAACGGGCTCGACACCTCCGAGGCCGGCCCCAAGTACGTGCTCAAGAACAGCCTGGACCTCACCCGGTACGACTACTACACCGTGGGCAGCTACGACCGGCGCAGGGACCGGTACGTGCCGGACGaccccgccggcgacgagcggcgccgccgctacGACTACGGCAACTTCTACGCGTCCAAGACGTTCTACGACCCGGcgaagcggcggcgcgtgcTGCTCGGCTGGGCCAACGAGTCCGACAGCGTGCCCGACGACAAGGCCAAGGGCTGGGCCGGCATCCATGTACGACGACGTGGctggctagctagctgctgctgctgcttagaAATTTCAGAGCTTTGAATTGAATCGTCGTTGGTGGTGGCGATGCAGGCGATCCCGAGGAAGATCTGGCTGGACCCCAGCGGGAAGCAGCTGCTGCAGTGGCCGGtcgaggaggtggagaagctcagGGGCAAGCCCGTCAGCGTCGCCGGCAAGGTCGTCAAGCCCGGCCAGCATTTCGAGGTCACGGGCCTCGCAACTTACCAGGTCAGTACTGCAGTCAATTCTCTCtagtactagctagctagtctaGTCCAGCCAAGATCCGCTGCTGGCCCGTGACTTGTCGGCGTTGATCCTTACATTACATTGACACGCCTTGCTTGTCTTGCCCCGCCACTTGCGCCCATCATCTCCAGTTCACATGTGCACCTGGGCTTCTTGGACCCTCTCGTTTCTCTTCTTCTAgagagcgggggggggggggggggggactaaTCTTTAGTGGTTAGTCTACTCACGTGTGAAATAACGCCAAATAGAATCGATCACTTTTTGAAAATTCGTCGTTCGTCGTCCTGTTCTTCCGGAGAAACTGATAGATCATCAAGAGAGAAATTACGTGTGTTAATAAGGCTGCTGACTAATACTAATCTGTTGATGATAGCAGGCTGACGTGGAGGTGAGCTTCGAGGTGTCGAGCCTGGACAGGGCGGAGCCCTTCGACGCCGCGTACGCCAACGACGCGCAGAAGCTGTGCGGCGTCAAGGGCGCCGACGCCAAGGGCGGGGTGGGGCCCTTCGGCCTGTGGGTGCTGGCCTCTGCCGACCTGCAGGAGAAGACGGCCGTCTTCTTCAGAGTCTTCAAGGACGGATACGGCAAGCCCAAGGTGCTCATGTGCACCGACCCCACAAAGTATGGCCGGCCGACTCAACTGCTGCTCCCTCTCCTCGCTCACAccatcatgcatgcatgatgcatccttCCCCCTTCTCACAAGAAAACACACTGCCCATGTGGCCAAACAACATTCATTACAGAATTGAACATGCatgtttttcttcaaaaaaaaaagaattgaacATGCATGTCCTGGGCAGCTTAGAATAGATCACCCATGGCATTTTAGGCATTTTCTACCCATGGCATTTTAggcattttttcttcttctcaacTTTCTTAAGTACACAATTTACTGATGacgtaatttttttcttccttccttCTTCTCGTGCCGACGGAGCAGGTCGTCTCTTAGTCCAGATCTGTAC
This window of the Panicum virgatum strain AP13 chromosome 1K, P.virgatum_v5, whole genome shotgun sequence genome carries:
- the LOC120703652 gene encoding beta-fructofuranosidase, cell wall isozyme-like, which produces MGTPQRVLLAPWALLAVVALQLAGASHVIHWSLEAEAAPPPSVPASIVSPLLKTGYHFQPPRNWINDPNAPMYYKGWYHLFYQYNPKGAVWGNIVWAHSVSRDLINWIALEPAIYPSIPSDQFGCWSGSATLLPDGTPAITYTGISRSDINYQVQNVAFPKNASDPLLREWVKPAELNPIAVPEGGINATQFRDPTTAWYADGHWRMLVGGVRGGARGLAFVYRSRDFRRWRRARKPLHSAATGMWECPDFFPVSGAGLENGLDTSEAGPKYVLKNSLDLTRYDYYTVGSYDRRRDRYVPDDPAGDERRRRYDYGNFYASKTFYDPAKRRRVLLGWANESDSVPDDKAKGWAGIHAIPRKIWLDPSGKQLLQWPVEEVEKLRGKPVSVAGKVVKPGQHFEVTGLATYQADVEVSFEVSSLDRAEPFDAAYANDAQKLCGVKGADAKGGVGPFGLWVLASADLQEKTAVFFRVFKDGYGKPKVLMCTDPTKSSLSPDLYKPTFAGFVDTDISSGKITLRSLIDRSVVESFGAGGRTCILSRVYPSIAVGKDAHLYVFNNGEADIKVSHLTAWEMKKPLMNGA